The genomic stretch GCAAATGTTGCTTTAGCTCAAGGTGCAGCCCCTCAAGAAAACAAGTTTCTTGCAATGGCTATAGGAGTGGGTTTATCTTCTATCGGTGCTGGGTTTGCAGTAGCTAAAACTGGTGCGGCAGCTTCAGCAACAATAACTGAAAAACCTGAATTATTCGGTAGAACAATCGTTTATGTTGGTATGGCTGAAGGAATAGCTATTTATGGGCTTTTAATAGCGTTTCTAATATGGATAACTTAATTGAGGAGCACCATTGCAAAACGAGAAAGAGCAAAATAAATCGTTAAACATCAAATTAACAATTATCTATTTTTCTATTTTAATTGGAACACAAATTTTTGGAGTTTTTCTTATTTTAAAATTTCTAATATATAAAACAATTTTTTTAGCTCTTATCGCAAGTTTAGCTTTAACTTTCATTCTTCCAATAGTTTTAGGCGTATTTTTAATTTTTATAGTAAAATTTAAAAGAAGAATTTAAATTATTAAATATGGTTTAACTTCAAGATTTTGTTGCGTTAGAAAAGTTGTTAAAACAAGGTTTCTCCACTCAATCTCACATAAAACAAGATATGAAATTACATAAGCAAAGCTTAAGCTTGATTTTAGCATAAGTTCTTCAACTTTTCTTCGAAGAAGCTTTAAAGCATTAACTTCAGCTAAAGCCTCCTCTCCTTTCTCAATTAAAGGTTTAACTACATTTTCATAGCTTTTAAGAAGCGTTAACGCTGTATGCAAGCTTTTAGATTCCATAACCTCTTTAAAACTAGATAAAGGAACTTTAAAGAAGAATGGGATAAGCAGTTGTTTAGTTAATTCAGATGCGTAACCATAAAGGAGGGGGGCTAAAGCTGTAAAGCAATTCGCTGCATCAATTTCAATTCCTAAAATTTCTTTTATTTCTTCTTGATCCCCGCTTGGAAAAGTTTCTAAAGCTTCAAAAACCATTTGATAATAAGTTTTTTTTAGTTGAACTTCTAAAGGTAAAATACTATTATACTTTCGATATAAATCTAAGCTTTTAATTATTTGAGAGTAAGCTGTTCCTTTAAGCATTTCAACAATTTTCTCTATGCTTTCTGCTTCTATTAACCGATTTAAATTTAAGCTTGAGAAATCTTGAATTAAAGGAATAAAAGATTTAATGTCTCTAGAGGTTTTAGCAATTTTGCTTCTTAAAATTCTAGCTAAGCTTTGAACCTCAAATCTTTTAGCGTAAACTTTTAGAAAATCTTGTGTTTCATCTGAAGAAGCGTTTATTACATGCATGTATCTTTTTATCAATTCTTCAGTGAAGATTTGCTCTAAGCTGTAAGCATCAACTTCTTTTAATTCCCTTATTTTATCGCCGTAATCTGTTGAAGCTAAAATATCAGCTATTTCCTTTATGTTTTTTGATGAAGTTAAAGCTTCTATTGCTTGTTTTGGTAGAAGATGCGTTGCTAATCCATGGCATCTAACAACTAAATATTCAGGCATAAGCTTTCCTCTCGGCAATTATTGCTCTAACAAATTTTGTTCTAATAAATTCTTCAAGCATATCTTCATCTAATCTATCTTCTATCTGTTTTATAATAAGCTTATATTGAGGGATAACTATTTTTTCAAGCGCGTTTACTTTCCTATTTGTTTTTTCTAAATCTTCAGCTATTCTTTCTATTCTAGCTTCAAGCTCAGCAACTTTAAGAAGTTCTTCAATTAAATCGTTAAATTGCTTAGC from Candidatus Bathyarchaeota archaeon encodes the following:
- a CDS encoding V-type ATPase subunit, producing the protein MPEYLVVRCHGLATHLLPKQAIEALTSSKNIKEIADILASTDYGDKIRELKEVDAYSLEQIFTEELIKRYMHVINASSDETQDFLKVYAKRFEVQSLARILRSKIAKTSRDIKSFIPLIQDFSSLNLNRLIEAESIEKIVEMLKGTAYSQIIKSLDLYRKYNSILPLEVQLKKTYYQMVFEALETFPSGDQEEIKEILGIEIDAANCFTALAPLLYGYASELTKQLLIPFFFKVPLSSFKEVMESKSLHTALTLLKSYENVVKPLIEKGEEALAEVNALKLLRRKVEELMLKSSLSFAYVISYLVLCEIEWRNLVLTTFLTQQNLEVKPYLII
- a CDS encoding V-type ATP synthase subunit K (produces ATP from ADP in the presence of a proton gradient across the membrane; the K subunit is a nonenzymatic component which binds the dimeric form by interacting with the G and E subunits) codes for the protein MNLKKILTLLVIIFYLTVGLANVALAQGAAPQENKFLAMAIGVGLSSIGAGFAVAKTGAAASATITEKPELFGRTIVYVGMAEGIAIYGLLIAFLIWIT